Proteins from a genomic interval of Luteibacter pinisoli:
- a CDS encoding membrane-bound PQQ-dependent dehydrogenase, glucose/quinate/shikimate family, whose amino-acid sequence MRRVRRFHPATLFSAFVFALAGVAMLLGGIRLTHFGGSVYFVATGALLLVVAALLLFRVRFAVPLYTVFLLASAAWAVWEVGFDWWQLLPRLDVWFVLGLWLLLPWPRRGLGRNPYHDTARGTGGGFLFLGLLVVAVVGLVGVFQPVPDLAGELPMADVSGPQGDRASRADGDWTDYGSSSWGQRYSPLKQITPDNVSQLQVAWKIQTGDLPGPDDPTETTAENTPLKIGDTVYLCTPHSRVIAVDAATGAKRWEFDPKIQSPIGFKHWEHMTCRGVSYHDDARYAAALIPAPATTAPGVPAPASTAPLPANVLASGTCPRRLFLPTADARLIAINADNGQVCEDFGNKGTVDLRANIGPFTPGGYYSTSPPAVTKDLVIIGGHVTDNESTNEPSGVIRAFDVHDGHLVWNWDPGKPDDTAPIAAGDTYTRNSPNMWSLFSVDEQLGMVYLPMGNQTPDQFAAGRTPTSEKYGAGLVALDVTTGKVKWNYQFTHHDLWDMDVGGQPTLVDLTTDGGVKPAIIASTKQGSIYVLDRRDGTPIVPIHEVPRPQGAVPGDHTAATQPMSDLNMVPPDMRERDMWGTTPFDMLWCRVRFRSLRYDGMYTPPSLQGSLVFPGNFGVFDWGGVSVDPTRQLLLANPSYMAFQSRLIPKDQLDKMEVVESKSETEGIKKAVGIPYGIEVSAFLSPLGIPCQAPPWGYVAGIDLRSGKTLWKHRNGTIVDSAPLPIPMPLGVPSLGGMVTTAGGLTFLSGTLDYYLRAYDVRTGRKLWEARLPAGGQATPMSYADNTGRQYILVVAGGHGSLGTKQGDWVIAYALPK is encoded by the coding sequence GTGAGAAGGGTAAGAAGGTTCCACCCGGCGACGCTCTTCTCTGCGTTTGTCTTCGCGCTGGCCGGCGTGGCCATGCTGCTCGGCGGCATCCGCCTGACCCACTTCGGCGGATCGGTCTACTTCGTCGCCACGGGCGCACTGCTTTTAGTGGTAGCCGCACTGCTGTTGTTCCGCGTCCGTTTCGCCGTGCCCCTCTACACCGTGTTCCTGCTGGCCAGTGCCGCGTGGGCGGTATGGGAAGTGGGCTTCGACTGGTGGCAGCTGCTGCCGCGCCTGGATGTGTGGTTCGTGCTGGGGCTGTGGCTGCTGTTGCCGTGGCCACGACGCGGGCTGGGCCGTAACCCGTACCATGACACCGCGCGTGGCACGGGCGGCGGCTTCCTGTTCCTTGGCCTGCTCGTGGTGGCCGTCGTGGGCCTCGTCGGTGTTTTCCAGCCGGTGCCGGATCTCGCCGGCGAACTGCCGATGGCCGATGTGTCCGGGCCGCAGGGCGATCGCGCGTCACGTGCGGACGGCGACTGGACCGACTATGGAAGTTCCTCGTGGGGCCAGCGCTATTCGCCGCTGAAGCAGATCACGCCCGACAACGTCAGTCAGTTGCAGGTGGCGTGGAAAATCCAAACCGGTGATCTTCCCGGCCCCGATGATCCGACCGAGACCACGGCCGAGAACACCCCGCTCAAGATCGGCGACACCGTGTACCTGTGCACGCCGCACAGCCGGGTGATCGCCGTGGATGCTGCGACCGGGGCAAAGCGCTGGGAATTCGATCCGAAGATCCAGAGCCCCATCGGCTTCAAGCACTGGGAACATATGACCTGCCGCGGCGTGTCGTATCACGACGATGCGCGCTACGCGGCCGCGCTGATTCCCGCGCCGGCCACCACGGCACCCGGCGTGCCGGCGCCTGCGTCCACCGCGCCGCTGCCGGCCAACGTGCTGGCCTCGGGCACCTGCCCGCGCCGCCTGTTCCTGCCCACCGCCGATGCACGCCTGATCGCGATCAACGCCGACAACGGCCAGGTCTGCGAAGACTTTGGCAACAAGGGCACCGTGGACCTGCGCGCCAACATCGGCCCGTTCACGCCGGGCGGTTACTACTCCACCTCGCCGCCCGCGGTCACGAAGGACCTGGTGATCATCGGCGGCCATGTCACCGACAACGAATCGACCAACGAGCCGTCCGGCGTCATCCGCGCCTTTGATGTGCACGACGGACATCTCGTGTGGAACTGGGATCCGGGCAAGCCGGACGACACCGCACCCATCGCGGCCGGCGATACCTATACGCGTAACTCGCCGAACATGTGGTCGCTCTTCAGCGTCGACGAACAGCTGGGCATGGTCTACCTGCCGATGGGCAACCAGACACCGGACCAGTTTGCCGCCGGGCGCACACCGACCTCGGAGAAGTACGGCGCGGGCCTGGTCGCGCTCGATGTCACCACGGGCAAGGTGAAGTGGAATTACCAGTTCACCCACCATGATCTGTGGGACATGGACGTGGGTGGCCAGCCCACGCTGGTGGACCTGACCACCGACGGTGGCGTCAAGCCGGCGATCATCGCGTCGACCAAGCAGGGCAGCATCTACGTGCTGGACCGGCGTGACGGCACGCCCATCGTCCCTATCCATGAAGTACCGCGGCCGCAGGGCGCGGTGCCGGGTGACCACACCGCGGCGACGCAGCCGATGTCCGACCTCAACATGGTGCCGCCGGACATGCGCGAGCGCGACATGTGGGGCACCACGCCGTTCGACATGCTGTGGTGTCGCGTGCGCTTCCGCTCGCTGCGCTACGACGGCATGTACACGCCGCCGTCGCTGCAGGGCTCACTGGTGTTCCCGGGCAACTTCGGCGTCTTTGACTGGGGTGGCGTATCGGTCGATCCGACGCGGCAGCTTCTGCTCGCCAACCCGAGCTACATGGCCTTCCAGTCGCGGCTGATCCCGAAGGACCAGCTCGACAAGATGGAAGTGGTCGAATCGAAGAGCGAGACCGAAGGCATCAAGAAAGCCGTGGGCATTCCTTACGGCATCGAAGTGTCCGCGTTCCTTTCGCCGCTGGGCATCCCGTGCCAGGCGCCGCCGTGGGGCTATGTCGCCGGTATCGACCTGCGTAGCGGCAAGACGCTGTGGAAGCACCGCAACGGCACCATCGTGGACAGCGCACCGCTGCCGATCCCGATGCCGCTGGGCGTGCCCAGCCTGGGCGGCATGGTGACCACCGCGGGTGGGCTGACCTTCCTCAGCGGCACGCTGGACTATTACCTGCGCGCCTACGATGTGCGCACCGGTCGCAAGCTGTGGGAGGCGCGCCTGCCCGCCGGTGGCCAGGCCACGCCGATGAGCTATGCGGACAATACCGGCCGCCAGTACATCCTGGTGGTGGCCGGCGGCCACGGTTCGCTGGGCACGAAGCAGGGCGACTGGGTGATCGCCTACGCCCTGCCGAAATAA
- a CDS encoding methyl-accepting chemotaxis protein — MSAVMNWFGRTTLNTRVWMVMTIVVLGLVGQTVMAGIESRAAQMRGLENTLGQHVSAASSIADAWHARAAKGEMSDVEARVAALRDIEAMRWDNGTGYVFAFDSGLAMRMHPLRSDEIGKNIRDDADGHGFHQYVAMQEADAKDGHGLTRYTQVMPKTKELRDKISYSALYQPWDLHFVSGAYFTDIDAAFQAQMVQGLAKSAVLAALALFVVWFSMRSIRATIGGEPRDAQAIASRIAGGDLRHDAASDFTPDSLLGALERMRGTLASIVAEVQTGAHVVSTTAGEIARGNDDLSHRTQEQASSLEETAASMEEMTATVKQNAENANAADRLSRHARGEAEKGGDVVAKAMDAMRDIGDSSRRIADIVGMIDEIAFQTNLLALNAAVEAARAGEQGRGFAVVASEVRRLAQSSAAASKEIKALIVESGERVETGAELVERSANALRDIVSSVSKVTDIVAEIAAASAEQSAGVDQVNIAIAQIDQVTQENAALVEEAAAAAKSMQDQAGSLREQVAFFTVDDGAPVVVAEPTVHDLRFGQKKAPENADAWAEFA, encoded by the coding sequence ATGTCGGCAGTAATGAACTGGTTTGGACGCACCACGCTGAACACGCGGGTGTGGATGGTGATGACGATCGTCGTGCTTGGCCTCGTGGGCCAGACGGTCATGGCCGGCATCGAAAGCCGCGCGGCGCAGATGCGCGGCCTGGAAAATACCCTTGGGCAGCACGTGTCCGCAGCGAGCTCCATCGCTGACGCCTGGCATGCGCGCGCCGCCAAGGGCGAGATGAGCGACGTCGAAGCGCGCGTCGCCGCGTTGCGTGACATCGAAGCCATGCGCTGGGACAACGGCACCGGCTACGTCTTCGCCTTCGACTCCGGCCTGGCGATGCGCATGCATCCGCTGCGCAGCGACGAGATCGGCAAGAACATCCGCGACGATGCCGACGGCCATGGGTTCCATCAGTACGTGGCCATGCAGGAAGCCGACGCGAAGGATGGTCACGGCCTCACCCGCTACACCCAGGTGATGCCGAAGACGAAGGAGCTGCGCGACAAGATCAGCTACTCCGCGCTGTACCAGCCGTGGGACCTGCATTTCGTCTCCGGTGCGTACTTCACCGATATCGACGCCGCTTTCCAGGCGCAGATGGTGCAGGGTCTGGCCAAGTCGGCCGTGCTCGCCGCGCTGGCGCTGTTCGTGGTCTGGTTCTCGATGCGCAGCATCCGCGCGACCATCGGTGGCGAACCGCGTGATGCGCAGGCCATCGCCAGCCGCATCGCCGGCGGCGACCTGCGCCACGATGCCGCCAGCGATTTCACGCCGGATAGCCTGCTTGGCGCACTGGAACGCATGCGCGGCACGCTCGCCTCCATCGTGGCCGAAGTGCAGACCGGCGCCCACGTGGTGTCGACCACCGCGGGCGAAATCGCGCGCGGTAATGACGACCTCTCGCATCGCACGCAGGAACAGGCCTCCAGCCTGGAAGAAACCGCGGCGTCGATGGAAGAGATGACGGCGACGGTGAAACAGAATGCCGAGAACGCCAATGCCGCGGATCGCCTCTCACGCCATGCCCGTGGCGAAGCGGAGAAAGGCGGCGACGTGGTGGCGAAAGCCATGGATGCGATGCGCGACATTGGTGACTCCAGCCGCCGCATCGCCGACATCGTCGGCATGATCGACGAGATCGCCTTCCAGACCAACCTGCTCGCCCTGAACGCGGCCGTGGAAGCGGCGCGTGCCGGCGAACAGGGTCGTGGCTTCGCCGTCGTCGCCAGCGAGGTGCGTCGCCTGGCGCAGTCCAGCGCCGCGGCGTCGAAGGAGATCAAGGCACTCATCGTGGAAAGCGGCGAGCGCGTGGAGACCGGTGCGGAACTGGTCGAGCGTTCCGCCAACGCCTTGCGTGACATCGTCAGCAGCGTGTCGAAGGTGACCGACATCGTGGCCGAGATTGCCGCTGCCAGCGCCGAGCAGTCGGCGGGTGTCGACCAGGTGAACATCGCCATCGCGCAGATCGACCAGGTAACGCAGGAAAATGCGGCCCTGGTGGAAGAAGCCGCGGCCGCGGCGAAGTCCATGCAAGACCAGGCCGGCTCGCTGCGCGAACAGGTGGCGTTCTTCACCGTCGACGACGGCGCGCCGGTCGTGGTGGCCGAACCCACGGTGCACGACCTGCGTTTCGGCCAGAAGAAAGCGCCGGAAAACGCCGACGCATGGGCGGAATTCGCCTGA
- a CDS encoding family 78 glycoside hydrolase catalytic domain: MPPRALCLALLLAPSFAHAAHLERLRMERVDAPLYVDTAKPRFAWVIHAEKNGTVQQGYRLRVSQEGKPVWDSGEVRSAQSFDVAYAGPALAPGSRYQWQVDVHTSEGDASATSVFGTALDASGWAGAQWIGKADAASLPAPLLRRRFHVDGAVSRATLYVAAGGYADMSVDGRPVSDAVLSPGFTDYTKRVEVVTTDVPLTPGDHELGAELGRGFYGMTNTNVWHWERAPWHGQPRVRALLVIRYADGRVARIPTDTSWQQADGPTRLDDLYGGEVYDARAAAPSQWNAAAVLPAPPGQLVAQMEQPIRVTDTLAATEVTEPKPGTFVFAFPRVIAGWADFDVQGPAGTTITAHYGEKLLPDGMVDARDEHHYFKAGFQTDRLTLRGGRTQWHPRFSYKGFRYVQVDGWPGRPDLAAVKAAVVHTDVGVTGHFDSANDLLNWIHQAAVDTMLNNLHGIPTDTPMYEKNGWTGDGMLGVDMFLRNFDAAALFTKWERDIADTRGSDGVPRVTAPNAGWALDVHAPTWNAAYVIVPWALYMHTGDRAPIDEHLDGIARFVAREDAHSPGGIDDTELGDWVSPETDPSGENAPEDKKVAATAYLYRMERVVADMQRLGGDTADAARFDAMAGKVRDAFNVRFLDRTAGVYRGEGDQGYRQAHNLLALGFGLVPDADRARVAASVAADAKARGDHLDTGALATKLILPVLTATGHADEAWAIATQVTFPSWGFWRANGATSLWEHWKLASRSRGHYFLGTVDDWLFEDMAGLRPLAPGWRRFAVQPALTGWLDHASATVMTPYGEASVAWRKVNGHVEAEVVVPVGTEAEVGLPGRKALAVGSGRHRLSLP, from the coding sequence TTGCCGCCACGCGCCCTCTGCCTCGCCCTGTTGCTCGCCCCCTCGTTCGCCCATGCCGCCCACCTTGAGCGGCTGCGCATGGAACGCGTTGATGCGCCGCTCTACGTGGATACGGCCAAACCGCGTTTCGCCTGGGTCATCCATGCCGAAAAGAACGGCACCGTCCAGCAGGGCTATCGCCTTCGCGTCAGCCAGGAGGGCAAGCCGGTGTGGGACAGCGGCGAGGTGCGTTCGGCGCAGTCGTTCGACGTGGCCTACGCCGGCCCGGCGCTGGCCCCGGGCAGCCGCTACCAGTGGCAGGTGGATGTCCATACGTCCGAAGGCGACGCGAGTGCCACCTCGGTGTTCGGCACGGCCCTGGATGCCTCGGGCTGGGCTGGCGCGCAGTGGATCGGCAAGGCCGATGCCGCGAGCCTGCCGGCCCCGTTGCTGCGGCGACGCTTCCATGTGGACGGCGCCGTGTCGCGCGCCACGCTATACGTGGCCGCCGGTGGCTATGCCGATATGAGCGTGGATGGGCGCCCCGTCAGCGACGCCGTGCTGTCGCCAGGCTTTACCGACTACACGAAGCGCGTGGAAGTCGTCACCACCGATGTCCCGCTCACGCCGGGTGACCACGAACTCGGCGCCGAACTCGGCCGCGGGTTCTACGGCATGACCAACACCAACGTATGGCATTGGGAGCGCGCGCCGTGGCACGGCCAGCCGCGCGTGCGGGCGCTGCTCGTCATCCGCTACGCCGATGGCCGCGTGGCGCGCATTCCCACCGACACGTCCTGGCAGCAGGCCGACGGCCCGACGCGACTGGACGACCTCTACGGTGGCGAGGTGTACGACGCACGCGCCGCGGCGCCGTCGCAGTGGAACGCGGCCGCCGTGCTTCCCGCACCGCCAGGCCAGCTCGTGGCGCAGATGGAACAGCCGATCCGCGTGACCGACACGCTCGCTGCCACCGAGGTGACCGAGCCCAAGCCGGGCACCTTCGTTTTCGCCTTTCCGCGCGTCATCGCCGGCTGGGCGGATTTCGACGTACAGGGGCCCGCGGGCACGACGATCACCGCGCACTACGGCGAAAAGCTGCTGCCCGACGGCATGGTCGACGCGCGCGACGAACACCACTACTTCAAGGCCGGCTTCCAGACCGATCGCCTTACGCTGCGCGGAGGCCGTACGCAGTGGCACCCGCGCTTCTCGTACAAGGGCTTCCGCTACGTGCAGGTGGATGGCTGGCCGGGGCGTCCCGATCTCGCCGCGGTGAAGGCGGCGGTCGTGCACACCGATGTCGGTGTCACCGGCCATTTCGACAGCGCGAACGACCTGCTCAACTGGATCCACCAGGCCGCCGTGGACACCATGCTCAACAACCTGCATGGCATCCCGACGGATACGCCCATGTACGAGAAAAACGGCTGGACCGGCGACGGCATGCTGGGCGTAGACATGTTCCTGCGCAACTTCGATGCGGCGGCGTTGTTCACCAAGTGGGAGCGCGATATCGCCGACACCCGCGGCAGCGATGGCGTGCCGCGCGTCACCGCGCCCAACGCGGGATGGGCGCTCGACGTGCATGCGCCCACGTGGAATGCGGCGTACGTCATCGTGCCGTGGGCGCTGTACATGCACACCGGCGATCGCGCGCCGATCGATGAACACCTCGACGGCATCGCCCGCTTCGTCGCCCGCGAAGACGCCCATTCACCGGGCGGCATCGACGATACCGAACTGGGCGACTGGGTCAGTCCGGAAACCGACCCTTCCGGTGAAAATGCGCCCGAAGACAAGAAGGTGGCCGCGACCGCCTACCTCTACCGGATGGAGCGCGTCGTCGCCGACATGCAGCGCCTGGGCGGCGACACCGCCGACGCGGCACGCTTCGATGCCATGGCTGGGAAGGTCCGCGACGCCTTCAACGTCCGCTTCCTCGACCGCACGGCGGGTGTCTACCGCGGCGAAGGCGACCAGGGCTATCGCCAGGCGCATAACCTGCTGGCGCTCGGCTTCGGCCTCGTTCCCGACGCCGACCGGGCACGCGTGGCCGCCTCGGTGGCCGCCGACGCGAAGGCTCGCGGCGACCACCTCGACACCGGCGCCCTGGCGACAAAGCTGATCCTGCCCGTGCTTACCGCCACCGGCCACGCCGACGAAGCCTGGGCCATCGCCACCCAGGTGACCTTCCCCAGCTGGGGTTTCTGGCGGGCCAACGGCGCGACCAGCCTGTGGGAACACTGGAAGCTGGCCTCGCGCTCGCGCGGCCATTACTTCCTCGGCACGGTGGACGACTGGCTGTTCGAGGACATGGCCGGACTGCGTCCGCTGGCCCCGGGCTGGCGCCGGTTCGCGGTGCAGCCCGCCCTCACCGGGTGGCTGGACCATGCGTCGGCCACGGTGATGACCCCCTACGGCGAGGCCTCCGTGGCCTGGCGCAAGGTGAACGGCCACGTCGAAGCGGAGGTCGTCGTTCCCGTCGGCACCGAGGCCGAGGTGGGATTGCCAGGACGCAAGGCGCTCGCCGTGGGCAGCGGACGGCATCGTCTCAGCCTGCCCTGA
- a CDS encoding DUF2501 domain-containing protein: MKTSFAGLALGLALASTAAYAGQLDKLGGLMGGSGSSLTAGSAGNAAGIIQYCISNNYLGGSSGASGVKDKLLGSLSGNTSAPEPTQDKGYLAGAKGLLTGSNGKTTTDLNQLGGIGGSGGGTDDMKAKLVHKACDAVLKQGKKMAGM, translated from the coding sequence ATGAAGACCTCCTTCGCCGGCCTCGCCCTGGGCCTTGCCCTGGCCAGTACCGCGGCCTACGCCGGACAACTCGACAAACTGGGCGGCCTCATGGGCGGCAGCGGCAGCAGCCTCACGGCGGGAAGCGCGGGCAACGCCGCCGGCATCATCCAGTACTGCATCAGCAACAACTATCTCGGCGGCAGTTCGGGCGCGTCGGGCGTGAAAGACAAGCTGCTGGGCAGTCTCTCCGGTAACACGTCCGCACCCGAGCCCACCCAGGACAAGGGCTACCTGGCGGGCGCCAAGGGGCTGCTCACCGGCAGCAACGGCAAGACCACGACCGACCTGAACCAGCTGGGCGGCATCGGTGGGAGCGGCGGCGGCACGGACGACATGAAGGCCAAGCTGGTGCACAAGGCCTGCGACGCCGTGCTCAAGCAGGGCAAGAAGATGGCCGGGATGTAA
- a CDS encoding response regulator — protein MPSPFALQDHALLNQSLDAVPFGLVALSPAGETLYANAWARARLRGAAFLSLWDPAGRTTLESLLPTIGARGVRDLELTAIDGLLWRLALETWSVSAVGEGVVLATWRPASDDKAWMSPGGQGPMDITQDQMRQAQKMDAIGKLTGGVAHDFNNLLQVISGNLQLLATDVRGNARAERRVANAMAGVTRGSKLAAQLLAFGRRQPLAPKVVNIGRFVREMDDLLRRALGEAIEVETVIAGGLWNTLVDVGNVENALLNLAINARDAMGAQGKLTIEAGNTQLDEAYAKAHGDLKPGQYVMLAVTDTGTGIAPDVLAHVFEPFFTTKPEGQGTGLGLSMVYGFVKQSGGHVKIYSEAGHGTTVKIYLPRSAQSEDRLVDLDEGGVRGGDETVLVAEDDDEVRETVVGLLADLGYRVLKARDAESALSIIDSGIAIDLLFTDVVMPGPLRSPELARKAVERQPGMAVLFTSGYTENAIVHGGRLDEGVELLSKPYTREALARKVRQILAARVLVPAMAPTRLPPPASTAPAAAPSLRVLVVEDDALIRMSIAEMLESRGHTVFEAGDGNEAIRLHGSENIDVLLADVGLPGMNGVDVASRMREAQPDLPVLFATGDQNANGVVRDARTAVIVKPYGVADLTEALGRITRA, from the coding sequence ATGCCATCTCCGTTCGCGTTGCAGGACCATGCACTGCTCAATCAATCGCTTGATGCGGTGCCCTTCGGCTTGGTGGCGTTGTCGCCCGCCGGCGAGACGCTGTACGCGAATGCGTGGGCCAGGGCCCGCCTGCGCGGGGCCGCGTTCCTGTCGCTGTGGGATCCGGCCGGACGCACCACCCTGGAGTCCCTGCTGCCGACGATCGGCGCCCGGGGCGTGCGCGACCTCGAACTGACGGCGATCGACGGCCTGCTCTGGCGCCTCGCCCTGGAAACATGGAGTGTCTCCGCGGTCGGCGAGGGCGTGGTGCTGGCGACCTGGCGCCCGGCCAGCGACGACAAGGCGTGGATGAGCCCCGGTGGCCAGGGCCCGATGGACATCACCCAGGACCAGATGCGCCAGGCGCAGAAGATGGACGCCATCGGCAAGCTCACCGGCGGCGTGGCCCACGATTTCAACAACCTCTTGCAGGTCATCAGCGGCAACCTGCAGCTGCTGGCCACCGACGTGCGCGGCAACGCCCGCGCCGAGCGGCGCGTGGCCAATGCGATGGCCGGCGTCACCCGCGGCTCAAAGCTGGCCGCCCAGCTGCTCGCCTTTGGCCGGCGCCAGCCGCTCGCCCCCAAGGTGGTGAACATCGGCCGCTTCGTGCGCGAGATGGACGACCTTCTGCGCCGCGCCCTGGGCGAGGCGATCGAGGTGGAAACCGTCATCGCCGGCGGCCTGTGGAACACCCTGGTGGACGTGGGCAACGTGGAAAACGCGCTGCTCAACCTGGCCATCAACGCGCGCGACGCGATGGGTGCCCAGGGCAAGCTCACCATCGAGGCCGGCAACACCCAGCTCGATGAGGCCTATGCCAAGGCCCACGGTGACCTGAAGCCGGGCCAGTACGTGATGCTGGCGGTGACCGACACCGGCACGGGCATTGCGCCGGATGTGCTGGCGCACGTGTTCGAACCGTTCTTCACCACCAAGCCGGAGGGCCAGGGCACCGGCCTGGGCCTGTCCATGGTCTACGGCTTCGTGAAGCAGTCCGGCGGCCACGTGAAGATTTACAGCGAGGCCGGCCACGGCACTACCGTGAAGATCTACCTGCCCCGCTCGGCGCAGAGCGAAGACCGTCTTGTCGATCTCGACGAAGGCGGCGTGCGCGGCGGCGACGAAACCGTGCTGGTGGCCGAGGATGACGACGAAGTGCGCGAGACCGTGGTGGGCCTGCTGGCCGACCTCGGCTATCGCGTGCTGAAGGCGCGCGACGCGGAAAGCGCGCTGTCCATCATCGACAGCGGCATCGCCATCGACCTGCTGTTTACCGACGTGGTGATGCCCGGCCCCCTGCGCAGCCCCGAGCTCGCGCGCAAGGCCGTGGAACGCCAGCCCGGCATGGCGGTGCTGTTCACCTCCGGCTACACCGAGAACGCCATCGTGCATGGCGGCCGCCTCGATGAAGGCGTGGAGCTGCTCAGCAAGCCCTATACCCGGGAGGCGCTGGCGCGCAAAGTCCGCCAGATCCTCGCCGCCCGCGTGCTGGTCCCTGCGATGGCGCCCACGCGCCTGCCGCCGCCGGCCAGTACCGCACCGGCAGCGGCACCGTCATTGCGCGTGCTGGTGGTGGAAGACGACGCCCTGATCCGCATGAGCATCGCCGAGATGCTGGAGAGCCGTGGGCATACGGTGTTCGAGGCGGGCGACGGCAACGAAGCCATCCGCCTGCACGGCAGCGAAAACATCGACGTGCTGCTTGCCGACGTGGGCCTGCCAGGCATGAACGGCGTGGACGTGGCCTCGCGCATGCGCGAGGCCCAGCCGGACCTGCCGGTGCTGTTCGCCACTGGCGACCAGAACGCCAACGGCGTGGTGCGTGATGCGCGCACCGCAGTGATCGTGAAGCCCTATGGCGTGGCGGATCTCACCGAAGCGCTTGGGCGCATCACGCGCGCCTGA